In Ignavibacteriota bacterium, one genomic interval encodes:
- a CDS encoding sigma-70 family RNA polymerase sigma factor, with product MDHTRAIDRLPEGVLERLVRGIRSGDRASFRDFFFLFQPDVFRFIFRLTRDRQVAEDLTQDTFLRFWDARDRLDATGSPASYLFRIARNLVLDEADRRKPSLEITGAPEEVLVRYSRDPEEEYARRLAADEVLNALTYLPERSRVAFVLSRYHDMNNDEIAVTMQISVQTVKNQISRALTLLRKRLVDGDGG from the coding sequence ATGGACCACACCCGGGCGATCGATAGGCTGCCCGAAGGCGTGCTGGAACGCCTGGTCCGTGGCATCCGTTCCGGTGACCGGGCATCGTTCCGTGACTTCTTCTTTCTGTTCCAACCCGATGTCTTCCGGTTCATCTTCCGGTTGACCCGCGACAGGCAGGTCGCCGAGGACCTCACGCAGGATACATTCCTGCGGTTCTGGGATGCGCGGGATCGCCTGGACGCAACGGGCTCCCCTGCGAGCTACCTGTTCAGGATCGCACGCAATCTGGTGCTGGACGAAGCGGACCGCCGGAAGCCTTCGCTGGAGATCACCGGCGCGCCGGAAGAGGTTCTCGTTCGCTACTCACGGGACCCGGAGGAAGAGTATGCCAGACGGCTTGCGGCCGATGAGGTTCTGAATGCGCTCACGTACCTCCCCGAACGCAGCCGGGTGGCGTTCGTGCTGAGCCGCTATCATGACATGAACAATGACGAGATCGCGGTGACAATGCAGATCTCGGTGCAGACGGTGAAGAACCAGATAAGCCGCGCCCTGACCCTCCTGCGAAAACGTCTCGTCGACGGCGACGGCGGATAG
- a CDS encoding FecR domain-containing protein — protein MSYLQRMVDVPFMVKVLRGHASQEEREFLDAWLKESDVHREEFAAVAETWDKAGRAGVPVVPDPLGQWAILESRLNTPADIPVPVHPDHAPVRMPELRRRPMRAFRSIGVGMMVLVVMAGLTSGIFWLAGRSHPAATERSVPGSMIGPEREYTTANGRRAMIPLPDGTVVHLNAASRLSVDPAFGGTERRVVLEGEAYFAVAPDPSRPFRVYTGASFTEVRGTEFGVRYRRDKVDVVVSRGKVRVVSRSKGGSVDLERGEGVTATASGELSKPHRVDLHTSLAWRENRMAFKKTPLEDVMTEIEEVYDMHVEFKTPAIRSRTLTGTFSVDSIDVVLSQIALAMDVSIHRDGRTVVVR, from the coding sequence ATGTCGTATCTTCAACGTATGGTCGATGTGCCGTTCATGGTGAAGGTCCTCCGGGGCCATGCCTCCCAGGAGGAACGCGAATTCCTGGATGCGTGGCTGAAGGAATCCGATGTTCACCGGGAGGAATTCGCGGCGGTTGCTGAGACGTGGGACAAGGCCGGCCGTGCCGGGGTTCCTGTCGTGCCCGACCCTTTGGGCCAGTGGGCCATTCTTGAATCGAGGCTGAACACTCCGGCCGATATCCCCGTTCCAGTTCACCCGGACCATGCACCGGTACGGATGCCGGAGCTCAGGCGGCGGCCGATGCGGGCGTTCCGGTCGATCGGGGTTGGCATGATGGTGCTTGTCGTCATGGCTGGCCTGACGTCCGGTATCTTCTGGCTGGCAGGCCGGAGCCACCCGGCGGCGACAGAGCGTTCCGTTCCGGGATCCATGATCGGCCCCGAGCGGGAGTACACGACGGCCAACGGCCGCCGTGCAATGATCCCACTGCCGGATGGGACCGTGGTACACCTCAACGCGGCAAGCAGGTTGTCGGTCGATCCTGCGTTCGGAGGTACGGAACGGCGCGTGGTGCTCGAGGGTGAGGCCTATTTCGCCGTTGCGCCCGATCCTTCGAGGCCCTTCCGGGTGTACACCGGTGCGTCATTTACGGAGGTGCGGGGAACAGAGTTCGGCGTGCGGTACCGGCGCGACAAGGTTGACGTGGTCGTTTCCCGCGGAAAGGTCCGCGTCGTGAGCCGGAGCAAAGGCGGGTCGGTCGACCTCGAGAGGGGAGAAGGGGTGACCGCCACGGCGTCGGGTGAATTGTCAAAGCCGCATCGGGTGGACCTCCATACATCGCTCGCCTGGCGGGAGAACCGCATGGCATTCAAGAAGACCCCGCTCGAAGATGTTATGACCGAGATCGAAGAAGTGTACGATATGCATGTGGAATTCAAGACCCCGGCGATCCGTTCGCGGACATTGACCGGGACGTTCTCCGTCGATTCCATCGATGTGGTCCTTTCCCAGATCGCGCTTGCCATGGATGTGTCCATTCATCGTGATGGCCGGACGGTGGTGGTGCGCTGA
- a CDS encoding TonB-dependent receptor plug domain-containing protein, which translates to MTTRPHLFRFLLLIGLLLPAGRVLPQEGEGEPVMLEPDALKFDPVAEWGQITDGGTFANEKMAKPITLVMRDRTLREILVRVGELAGVELVFNDERVAVRGVSIAAERKPVQHVLDELLLGRGINYVVSARGQVIIGNEQRVAETVGTLRGVVQGKNGEPLVGAHVMIRGTRIGASADVLGKYTIPKLQPGLYTLEISCMGFAKISRQVMVRAGETVAADFLMDETSFMIGAIEVVGSSDALPREAQSKTTISSAEIEHFQASSIGDVLDLVPGVQKTENPGLGKTSQIALRGRELDVLSSFGTLVMVDGIPVSNNANLQFEQYSGAKAGATTMGSGADLRTIPADNVASVEVVSGMPSVRYGDMTSGLINVQTKIGAQPNRLKVKNNPDTREANLGGGFNLGTDGLSYNVNVARSERDVRKDGDEYTRLTGQLVHTTTMLGDALTLSSKVHGQKIFDEEEPKGDVYRTHNYNRGHTLGIAAWGKYSFVPGISDLEFNTYLTYRRVDSHRSKLIQADLRILPNGDTISSYIAQVDSRGIEWTIGGRLEWNNTFFTGDLIHRTLVGMDMQYNANTGEGLLLDTLYNYYGSLSGRLPYSFDSIPGQILASIYAEDRIAGHWGVDFALTFGARYEMYRP; encoded by the coding sequence ATGACCACACGGCCACATCTCTTCCGGTTCCTGCTGCTCATCGGCCTGCTTCTTCCGGCCGGGCGTGTACTTCCCCAGGAAGGCGAAGGCGAGCCGGTGATGCTGGAGCCCGATGCTTTGAAGTTCGACCCGGTCGCGGAGTGGGGCCAGATCACCGATGGCGGCACTTTTGCCAATGAGAAGATGGCGAAGCCCATCACGCTGGTGATGCGCGACCGGACACTGCGGGAGATCCTGGTGCGTGTGGGTGAGCTCGCCGGCGTTGAACTCGTCTTCAATGACGAGCGGGTGGCAGTTCGCGGTGTGAGCATCGCCGCGGAGCGCAAGCCGGTGCAGCATGTGCTGGATGAGCTCCTCCTCGGGCGCGGCATCAATTACGTCGTCTCTGCGCGCGGACAGGTGATCATCGGGAATGAACAGCGCGTTGCGGAGACCGTGGGCACTCTTCGGGGCGTAGTGCAGGGAAAGAACGGCGAGCCGCTTGTTGGTGCGCATGTCATGATCCGTGGGACGCGGATCGGTGCTTCCGCCGATGTGCTGGGGAAGTACACCATCCCGAAACTGCAGCCCGGGCTCTACACGCTTGAGATCTCGTGCATGGGATTTGCGAAGATCTCCCGTCAGGTGATGGTGCGTGCCGGCGAGACCGTTGCGGCGGATTTCCTGATGGACGAGACGTCGTTCATGATCGGGGCCATCGAGGTGGTGGGTTCCAGCGACGCTCTGCCGCGCGAAGCACAGAGCAAGACCACGATTTCCAGCGCCGAGATCGAACACTTCCAGGCATCCAGTATCGGTGATGTTCTGGATCTCGTGCCGGGGGTGCAGAAGACCGAGAATCCCGGCCTCGGCAAGACCAGCCAGATCGCCCTCCGGGGCCGCGAGCTGGATGTACTTTCGTCGTTCGGGACACTGGTGATGGTGGATGGTATTCCGGTCTCCAACAATGCCAATCTTCAGTTCGAGCAGTACTCCGGTGCCAAGGCAGGCGCGACGACCATGGGGTCGGGGGCCGATCTGCGCACGATCCCGGCGGACAATGTGGCGTCGGTTGAAGTGGTGAGCGGCATGCCTTCGGTGCGCTACGGTGACATGACGTCAGGGTTGATCAATGTGCAGACGAAGATCGGGGCACAACCGAATCGCCTGAAGGTCAAGAATAACCCGGATACGCGGGAGGCGAACCTCGGTGGCGGATTCAATCTCGGAACCGATGGTCTGAGTTACAACGTCAATGTGGCCAGGAGTGAACGCGACGTGCGCAAGGACGGAGATGAATACACCCGTCTGACCGGCCAGCTCGTCCACACGACGACGATGCTGGGTGATGCCCTGACCCTCAGCTCGAAGGTCCACGGACAGAAGATCTTCGATGAGGAAGAGCCGAAGGGCGATGTGTACCGCACGCACAACTATAACCGCGGGCACACGCTGGGCATTGCGGCGTGGGGGAAGTACTCCTTCGTGCCCGGGATCTCGGACCTGGAGTTCAATACCTATCTGACCTACAGGAGAGTGGACAGCCACCGGTCCAAACTCATCCAGGCCGATCTGCGGATCCTGCCGAATGGTGACACGATCTCTTCCTATATCGCACAGGTGGATTCCCGTGGCATTGAATGGACCATCGGCGGGAGGCTGGAGTGGAATAACACGTTCTTCACCGGCGATCTCATCCATCGGACTCTGGTGGGCATGGACATGCAATACAACGCCAACACCGGCGAGGGTCTGCTGCTTGACACACTGTACAATTACTATGGATCGCTGTCAGGGAGACTCCCGTATTCGTTCGACAGTATCCCCGGCCAGATCCTGGCGAGCATCTATGCAGAGGACCGGATCGCGGGGCACTGGGGAGTCGATTTTGCTTTGACCTTCGGGGCGCGTTACGAAATGTATCGTCCGTAG